Proteins co-encoded in one Planifilum fimeticola genomic window:
- a CDS encoding ubiquinol-cytochrome c reductase iron-sulfur subunit translates to MSEEEKERRKKGISRRKFLTYTLGGTGGFLASVMLYPMVRFAVDPVTKKGAEAEFVDVGPVDEFNETYKSVQFSIKQEDGWYTPKEGMKLTAWVRKNPNGEIVALSPVCKHLGCTVTWEGNPQFKNEFFCPCHFGRYDENGVNIPGTPPTAPLDMYETKVENGRLLLGKILPRTGV, encoded by the coding sequence GTGAGTGAAGAGGAGAAAGAGCGGCGAAAGAAGGGGATCTCCCGCCGTAAATTCCTCACTTACACCTTGGGGGGAACGGGCGGATTCCTCGCCTCGGTGATGCTTTACCCGATGGTTCGGTTCGCCGTCGACCCCGTGACGAAAAAAGGGGCGGAAGCGGAGTTTGTCGACGTCGGTCCCGTCGACGAATTCAACGAAACCTACAAATCCGTCCAGTTCTCCATCAAGCAGGAAGACGGGTGGTACACGCCCAAAGAGGGGATGAAGCTGACCGCCTGGGTGCGGAAGAACCCCAACGGGGAAATCGTCGCCCTCTCTCCCGTCTGCAAGCATTTGGGATGCACGGTGACATGGGAGGGCAATCCCCAATTCAAGAACGAGTTTTTTTGTCCGTGCCACTTCGGCCGGTACGACGAAAACGGGGTGAACATTCCCGGTACTCCACCTACGGCTCCCCTGGACATGTACGAGACGAAGGTGGAGAACGGAAGGCTCCTCCTGGGCAAGATCTTGCCGCGAACGGGGGTGTAA
- a CDS encoding DUF2487 family protein: MQLTTMHQEEWTKVAPYVDTLCLPVYRLFLSEKQIHLEERRIVEAVAERVERALTGRLLLLPAIAYEGGDREAFRAYLSSVLAELVRSAFHHFVVILPEELAEAAEDRGKITVHPLPVREEATEEEIDEWAEVLQERIVGLWQGVSDENASGEES; this comes from the coding sequence ATGCAATTGACAACGATGCATCAGGAAGAATGGACGAAGGTCGCTCCGTATGTCGACACTCTCTGCCTCCCGGTTTACCGCCTCTTCCTTTCGGAGAAGCAGATCCACCTGGAAGAGAGGCGGATCGTCGAAGCGGTAGCGGAACGGGTGGAGAGGGCGCTCACGGGACGATTGCTTCTGCTGCCCGCGATCGCTTATGAAGGGGGGGATCGGGAAGCCTTTCGCGCCTACCTGAGCAGCGTCTTGGCGGAATTGGTCCGTTCGGCCTTTCATCATTTCGTGGTCATTTTGCCGGAGGAGTTGGCGGAAGCGGCGGAAGATCGCGGAAAGATCACGGTTCATCCGTTGCCCGTCCGGGAAGAGGCGACGGAGGAGGAGATCGATGAATGGGCGGAGGTGCTGCAGGAACGGATCGTCGGCCTGTGGCAGGGGGTGAGTGATGAAAACGCCTCCGGCGAGGAAAGCTAA
- a CDS encoding ReoY family proteolytic degradation factor, whose protein sequence is MGDVSISDKKDFIQWFLNRYELRKRESAWLLSYLSSDDELLKRVHFVENLRNLPKTIVISTRCIRMTSFKFTKNNRVSTDVETAFYDIRSCPHEDIYIGLYFKDRSACPEYAAVLEVNPMERQDLVQDTLLGLLAEIVLDQAIRDFRERELYRQIDQALAEGDEAKFLQLTEEWRNLVEQKR, encoded by the coding sequence ATGGGCGATGTGAGCATATCCGACAAGAAGGATTTTATCCAGTGGTTTTTGAATCGTTATGAACTTCGAAAGCGTGAGTCGGCCTGGCTGCTCAGTTACCTCTCCTCCGACGATGAGCTGCTCAAACGCGTTCATTTTGTTGAAAACTTAAGAAATTTGCCAAAAACGATTGTGATATCGACGCGCTGCATCCGCATGACCTCCTTCAAGTTCACAAAAAACAACCGGGTGAGCACGGACGTCGAGACGGCGTTTTACGATATTCGTTCCTGTCCCCATGAAGACATCTATATCGGCCTGTACTTCAAGGACCGTTCAGCTTGTCCGGAATACGCCGCAGTATTGGAGGTTAATCCCATGGAGAGACAAGATCTTGTTCAAGACACTCTGTTGGGGCTGTTGGCGGAGATCGTCCTCGATCAGGCGATCAGGGACTTTCGTGAACGCGAGTTGTACCGGCAGATTGATCAGGCCTTGGCGGAAGGGGACGAAGCGAAGTTTTTACAATTAACCGAAGAATGGCGGAACCTGGTGGAACAAAAGAGGTGA
- a CDS encoding DUF3990 domain-containing protein, with protein sequence MIVYHGTNLFSAKVIRRYGVWLSVQRPLTDFGRGFYVTFHLKQAKKWAKVRALHPQVHPLLLKRLKMSEEDFWQHSDTQQPAYLIFHLDVGRLRTLRGKVFPTPRDPEWPIYRRRWASFVTRCRAGIQHPYDFVYGPVAGWHRLIPGRIRLAFRKDQLSLNSPRALQCLSGGTVVVLSQTKPKAGLKLRENGYLPSRL encoded by the coding sequence ATGATTGTATACCACGGGACCAATCTGTTTTCCGCCAAGGTGATTCGACGATACGGCGTCTGGTTGTCGGTGCAGCGCCCTTTGACCGATTTCGGCCGGGGCTTTTATGTCACCTTTCATCTGAAGCAAGCAAAAAAATGGGCAAAGGTTCGGGCGCTGCACCCCCAGGTGCATCCCCTTCTGCTAAAGCGGCTCAAGATGTCCGAAGAGGACTTTTGGCAACATTCGGACACGCAACAGCCGGCCTATCTGATATTCCATCTGGACGTCGGCCGGCTGCGCACCCTGCGCGGCAAGGTCTTTCCCACTCCTCGCGATCCGGAATGGCCGATATACCGCCGCCGTTGGGCATCCTTTGTCACCCGCTGCCGCGCAGGGATCCAACATCCCTATGATTTTGTCTACGGGCCGGTGGCGGGGTGGCACCGCCTCATCCCCGGTCGAATCCGTTTGGCTTTCCGCAAAGACCAATTATCCCTGAACAGCCCGCGCGCCCTTCAATGTCTGAGCGGCGGAACGGTGGTGGTCCTTTCGCAGACGAAGCCGAAAGCCGGGTTGAAGCTCAGGGAAAACGGGTATCTTCCATCCCGGCTGTGA
- a CDS encoding zeta toxin family protein, translated as MPAKFCLKRGIKIITAMLRRGNADPFVRSRKPFRDTKMMHTVGRRYTEERHRLHRKIVRRIAEKAEGHHKGAPIAILIGGGTASGKTTLRKGLVQRELKKRRIKAALIDPDELKARIPEYKGFQKTDPKRAASLVHRESCDIGALLLKRLMSERKSFIYEGTMARTGQYIRLVERLRGAGYRIVVFVADVPLRIAKRRAVERARRTGRTVPARVIEITHRLVPGTLEAIKDRVDCYWVYDMEKGPKLIASKEYVDGGRYDRFLKKGQRGRRKRKAKIARKADLADDVLNPPGP; from the coding sequence ATGCCGGCCAAATTCTGTCTGAAGCGGGGGATCAAGATCATCACGGCCATGCTGCGGAGAGGGAACGCCGACCCTTTTGTCCGCTCCCGAAAACCTTTCAGAGACACCAAGATGATGCACACGGTCGGCCGCCGATATACGGAAGAGAGGCACAGGCTGCACAGGAAGATTGTCAGGAGAATCGCGGAAAAAGCAGAAGGCCATCATAAAGGCGCTCCGATCGCCATCTTGATCGGCGGGGGCACCGCTTCAGGAAAGACAACTCTCCGCAAGGGACTTGTTCAAAGGGAATTGAAGAAGCGGAGGATCAAAGCCGCACTGATTGACCCGGATGAATTGAAAGCTCGCATTCCCGAATACAAAGGGTTTCAAAAGACGGACCCGAAGCGCGCGGCCAGCCTCGTGCACCGGGAGTCCTGCGATATCGGGGCCCTGCTGCTTAAGCGCCTGATGTCGGAGCGCAAAAGTTTCATCTATGAGGGGACCATGGCCAGAACGGGTCAATACATACGGCTGGTGGAGCGCTTGAGGGGGGCCGGCTACAGAATAGTGGTTTTCGTTGCCGATGTCCCTCTCCGGATAGCCAAACGGCGGGCCGTTGAGCGGGCGCGACGCACCGGTAGAACCGTGCCTGCGCGCGTCATCGAGATCACCCATCGATTGGTTCCGGGGACGTTGGAGGCCATCAAGGACCGTGTGGATTGCTATTGGGTGTATGATATGGAAAAGGGTCCGAAACTGATCGCCTCCAAGGAGTATGTGGACGGGGGGCGGTATGATCGCTTTTTGAAGAAAGGACAGAGGGGGAGGCGAAAGAGGAAAGCGAAGATCGCCCGGAAAGCGGATTTGGCCGATGATGTTTTGAACCCGCCGGGCCCCTGA
- the aroA gene encoding 3-phosphoshikimate 1-carboxyvinyltransferase has translation MLRVGRGKAFNKVLRVPGDKSISHRAVMLGAIADGTTRIENFLPGDDCHHTIECFQRLGVKIEREGATTLTVHGKGWKGLREPDQCLDVGNSGTTIRLLLGILAGSPFFSTVYGDASIARRPMARVVEPLRRMGARIDGRAGGRFAPLAVRGGELKGIEYHSPVASAQVKSCLLLAGLRAEGWTKVKEPHPSRDHTERMLKAFGAELSLGEGAVSVRGGQSLAGCHVRVPGDISSAAFLFAAALLVPGSRVTVRDVGINPTRTGILDVFRSMGAEVTVTPTDQWCGEPVGDVTVAGGPLRGVEVGGDLIPRLIDEIPVLAVVATQAEGRTVIRDAAELKVKESNRIATVAEELRKMGAQVDETSDGLIIEGPTSLQGALLDSHGDHRIGMAMAVAGLASEGEVRVKGAEAISVSFPNFAEILKELE, from the coding sequence ATGCTGAGAGTCGGAAGAGGAAAAGCCTTCAACAAAGTGCTCCGGGTTCCGGGGGACAAATCGATTTCCCACCGGGCGGTGATGCTCGGAGCCATCGCCGACGGAACGACAAGGATTGAGAATTTTTTGCCCGGTGACGATTGTCACCATACCATCGAGTGTTTTCAGCGTTTGGGCGTGAAGATCGAGCGAGAGGGGGCCACCACCCTGACCGTTCACGGGAAGGGATGGAAGGGACTCCGGGAGCCGGATCAATGCCTGGATGTGGGCAATTCCGGAACGACGATCCGCCTGCTGTTGGGCATTCTGGCCGGCAGCCCCTTTTTTTCCACGGTATACGGGGACGCATCGATTGCCCGCCGACCGATGGCCCGAGTGGTGGAACCCCTTCGCCGGATGGGGGCCCGGATCGACGGCCGCGCTGGCGGGAGATTCGCCCCCCTTGCTGTGCGCGGGGGAGAGCTGAAGGGAATTGAATACCACAGCCCCGTAGCGAGCGCCCAGGTGAAGTCCTGCCTCTTGCTCGCGGGACTTCGGGCGGAGGGATGGACGAAGGTGAAGGAACCGCACCCTTCCCGGGATCACACCGAACGGATGCTGAAAGCCTTTGGCGCGGAGCTTTCTCTGGGAGAAGGGGCGGTATCCGTCAGGGGAGGACAAAGCCTTGCCGGCTGTCATGTCCGAGTGCCCGGAGACATCTCCTCGGCCGCCTTTCTTTTCGCGGCCGCTCTGCTGGTTCCCGGCAGCCGGGTGACGGTCCGGGACGTGGGGATTAATCCCACCCGAACGGGCATTCTGGATGTGTTTCGATCGATGGGAGCGGAGGTGACCGTGACCCCCACGGATCAGTGGTGCGGCGAACCGGTGGGGGATGTCACCGTGGCCGGCGGGCCGCTTCGGGGAGTCGAGGTGGGCGGCGATTTGATTCCCCGCTTGATCGACGAGATCCCGGTATTGGCAGTGGTGGCCACCCAGGCGGAGGGAAGGACGGTGATCCGGGATGCCGCCGAGTTGAAGGTGAAGGAGAGCAACCGGATCGCCACGGTGGCGGAGGAACTCCGCAAGATGGGGGCGCAGGTGGACGAGACGTCGGACGGGCTGATCATCGAAGGGCCCACTTCCCTGCAGGGAGCTCTGCTGGACAGCCACGGAGACCACCGGATCGGAATGGCCATGGCGGTCGCCGGCCTCGCTTCCGAAGGGGAAGTGCGGGTGAAGGGCGCGGAAGCCATTTCCGTTTCCTTTCCCAATTTCGCCGAGATTCTCAAGGAATTGGAATGA
- a CDS encoding prephenate dehydrogenase — protein sequence MKAAILGVGLIGGSLALCLKERTSCHVSGYDLSQKTLDWAVAAGVIDDGSRNLEEAVEDADFIFLAVPVGTIPELLSRLERQSLSPGCIISDVGSTKGKLVRWSEPFRKRGVTYIGGHPMAGSHRSGVEAAHSLLFENAYYILTPSPETPLSEVQKLSGLLQEATRAKLVIMDPFHHDRLVGAISHLPHVIASGLVNQVGRYNEENEWFHRLAAGGFRDLTRIAASHPVMWRDILMSNRGELLKLMDDWLSEMEKVRDAIKRGDAEKIEDFFRRAKFLRERLPERRKGMLLPSFECYVDVPDQPGMIGRVAMLLGEEGINLSNIGIMENREDTAGVLRLVFQKEEDLKRAIRFLNEAGYRVFSFD from the coding sequence ATGAAGGCGGCGATACTGGGAGTCGGCCTGATCGGCGGCTCGTTGGCCCTTTGCCTGAAGGAGCGGACGTCCTGTCACGTCTCCGGTTATGATCTCTCCCAGAAGACCCTGGACTGGGCCGTCGCCGCCGGTGTCATCGACGATGGGAGCCGCAATCTGGAAGAGGCGGTGGAGGATGCGGACTTCATCTTTTTGGCGGTTCCCGTGGGAACGATTCCCGAGCTGCTGTCCCGCCTGGAACGGCAATCCCTTTCTCCCGGGTGCATCATTTCGGACGTGGGCAGCACCAAGGGAAAGCTGGTTCGCTGGTCCGAGCCGTTCCGAAAGCGCGGTGTGACATACATCGGCGGACATCCGATGGCCGGTTCCCACCGCTCCGGTGTGGAGGCGGCCCATTCCCTGCTGTTTGAGAACGCTTATTACATCCTGACTCCTTCGCCGGAGACGCCGCTTTCCGAAGTGCAAAAGTTGAGCGGCCTCCTGCAGGAAGCGACGAGGGCCAAGCTGGTGATCATGGATCCCTTTCACCACGACCGGTTGGTGGGGGCGATCAGCCATTTGCCCCACGTCATCGCTTCCGGGCTGGTCAACCAGGTGGGGCGCTACAACGAGGAAAACGAATGGTTTCACCGTTTGGCCGCAGGAGGGTTCCGGGATCTGACCCGGATTGCGGCGAGCCATCCCGTCATGTGGCGGGACATCCTGATGAGCAATCGCGGGGAACTGTTAAAGCTGATGGACGATTGGCTTTCGGAGATGGAAAAGGTCCGGGATGCGATCAAGCGGGGAGATGCGGAGAAGATCGAGGACTTTTTCCGCCGGGCGAAATTTTTGAGGGAACGGCTTCCCGAACGAAGAAAGGGAATGTTGCTTCCTTCCTTCGAGTGCTACGTGGACGTGCCGGACCAACCCGGCATGATCGGTCGGGTGGCTATGTTGCTCGGGGAAGAGGGGATCAACCTGAGCAACATCGGAATCATGGAAAACCGGGAGGACACCGCCGGGGTGCTTCGCCTCGTGTTCCAGAAGGAAGAGGATCTGAAGCGGGCCATCCGTTTTCTGAACGAAGCGGGCTATCGGGTCTTTTCCTTCGATTGA
- the hisC gene encoding histidinol-phosphate transaminase, translating to MKPKAAIRGLPVYEPGKPLEEVKRELGLEEVIKLASNENPFGCSPRVMESLTTEFSSLPLYPEGTAPELRRALSERLKVDPEGIILGNGSDEIIQMISRAYLEAGDEAVMADKTFPRYKTQALIEGARPVEVPLRDGVHDLSGMLREVTPRTKILWICNPNNPTGTIVDKASLTGLLEELPDHVLVVIDEAYAEYVTDPAYPDSARLLEKYPRLIVLRTFSKIHGLASLRVGYGLAHPEIVRELHRVREPFNVNRLAQRAALAALEDEAFVRECREQNRRGIEQICRRLEEWNLFYYPAHGNFILLDTGRPSDEAFQFLLRRGVIVRSGKALGYPTFIRVTVGTPEQNRRFLDALGEFVARGEADQP from the coding sequence ATGAAACCGAAGGCTGCCATTCGCGGCTTGCCGGTCTATGAACCGGGCAAGCCTTTGGAGGAAGTGAAGAGGGAGCTGGGGCTCGAAGAAGTGATCAAGCTGGCTTCCAATGAGAATCCCTTTGGATGTTCCCCAAGGGTGATGGAGAGCCTGACCACCGAATTTTCCTCGCTTCCCCTGTATCCCGAGGGAACCGCTCCGGAGCTTCGCCGAGCGTTGTCGGAACGGCTGAAGGTGGATCCCGAGGGGATTATCCTCGGAAACGGCTCGGATGAGATCATACAGATGATATCCCGGGCTTATCTCGAAGCGGGCGATGAAGCGGTGATGGCGGACAAGACGTTTCCCCGGTACAAGACCCAGGCCCTGATCGAAGGGGCCAGGCCGGTGGAGGTTCCCCTGCGGGACGGGGTGCATGACCTTTCGGGCATGCTGCGGGAGGTGACGCCCCGGACCAAAATTCTGTGGATTTGCAATCCGAACAATCCGACGGGGACCATCGTCGACAAGGCTTCGCTCACCGGGCTCCTGGAGGAATTGCCCGATCACGTGTTGGTGGTGATCGACGAAGCCTATGCCGAATACGTGACGGATCCCGCTTATCCCGATTCGGCCCGCCTCCTTGAGAAATATCCCAGGCTCATCGTCCTCAGGACCTTTTCCAAAATCCACGGGCTGGCCTCCCTCCGGGTCGGTTACGGTTTGGCCCATCCCGAGATCGTGCGAGAGCTGCACCGGGTGCGGGAGCCCTTCAACGTAAACCGCCTGGCGCAGCGGGCGGCGCTTGCCGCTCTGGAGGACGAAGCCTTCGTCCGGGAATGCCGGGAACAAAACCGGCGGGGAATCGAGCAGATCTGCCGCCGGCTTGAGGAGTGGAATCTGTTTTATTATCCCGCCCACGGCAATTTCATCTTGCTGGACACGGGACGTCCCTCGGATGAGGCCTTTCAATTTCTGCTTCGGCGGGGCGTGATCGTCCGGTCCGGAAAGGCCCTGGGCTATCCCACCTTCATTCGGGTGACGGTGGGGACGCCGGAACAAAACCGCCGCTTTTTGGATGCACTCGGGGAGTTTGTGGCCAGAGGGGAAGCGGATCAGCCATGA
- the trpA gene encoding tryptophan synthase subunit alpha — protein MERIHETFQRGQAPRLIPFIMAGDPDLNSTVSLLRVLDQEGAAAVEVGFPFSDPLADGPVIQQAASRALGQGMTLRRLWEMISTARERGVRVPLILFSYYNPLLSYGLHQLTADAKQAGFDGIIVPDLPVEESEGLRELCDQRGLALIPLVAPTSRERIGRIVSRAKGFVYCVSSLGTTGRRDRFSRGVESFLEEVRSRSPVPTVVGFGISRGEHVRHFSRFADGVVVGSALVERIASVSERLRRAEERPQALDEIRRFVRELKTE, from the coding sequence ATGGAACGGATTCATGAAACGTTTCAAAGGGGGCAGGCTCCCCGGTTGATTCCATTCATCATGGCGGGGGACCCCGATTTGAATTCGACGGTTTCCTTGCTGCGGGTGTTGGATCAGGAGGGAGCGGCGGCGGTGGAAGTGGGTTTTCCCTTTTCGGATCCGCTGGCCGACGGTCCGGTGATCCAACAGGCCGCTTCGAGGGCTTTGGGCCAGGGGATGACGCTGCGCCGCTTGTGGGAGATGATTTCCACAGCCAGGGAGCGGGGGGTCCGGGTGCCGCTGATCCTGTTTTCCTATTACAATCCGCTGCTCTCCTACGGACTTCACCAATTGACAGCCGATGCCAAGCAGGCGGGATTCGACGGAATCATCGTTCCCGATTTGCCCGTGGAAGAGAGCGAAGGGCTGCGTGAACTCTGCGATCAGCGGGGATTGGCCCTGATTCCGCTGGTGGCACCCACTTCCCGGGAGCGGATCGGTAGGATCGTGTCCCGGGCAAAGGGATTTGTCTATTGTGTTTCGTCGCTGGGGACGACGGGGAGGCGGGATCGCTTTTCCCGGGGGGTGGAAAGCTTCCTGGAGGAGGTTCGCAGCCGTTCCCCGGTTCCCACCGTGGTGGGATTCGGGATCTCCCGGGGTGAGCATGTCCGTCACTTTTCCCGGTTCGCCGACGGAGTGGTGGTCGGAAGCGCCCTCGTCGAGCGAATCGCTTCCGTCTCGGAGCGGCTGCGGCGGGCAGAGGAGCGACCGCAGGCCCTGGACGAAATCCGACGGTTTGTCAGGGAACTAAAAACGGAGTAA
- the trpB gene encoding tryptophan synthase subunit beta, with translation MIENQFAKQTKFTSSHYGPYGGRYVPETLMNALFDLEEGFCQAAEDPRFLRRLKELREEYSGRPTPLTFAEGLTREIGGARIYLKREDLNHTGAHKINNTLGQALLAQRMGKKRLVAETGAGQHGVASATVAALLGMECLVFMGEEDVQRQRLNVFRMKLLGAEVVPVRSGTRTLKDATNEAIRYWVTHVEDTFYMLGSAVGPHPYPQMVRYFQRVIGDEARQQILEKEERLPDHVVACVGGGSNAIGMFASFLDDLEVQLHGVEAAGRGLSTGQHAATLCKGRPGVLHGSYSYLLQDEHGQVLPAHSISAGLDYPGVGPEHSHLKDTGRVRYTAVTDGEALEAVRLLCRTEGILPALESAHAVAEAVRIAEGAGRDRIVLICLSGRGDKDVETIAAHMEGSADGTDS, from the coding sequence ATGATCGAAAACCAGTTTGCAAAGCAAACTAAATTCACATCGTCCCATTACGGCCCCTACGGGGGCCGCTACGTACCGGAAACCTTGATGAACGCCCTGTTCGATCTGGAAGAGGGTTTTTGCCAGGCGGCGGAAGATCCTCGATTTCTCAGGCGGCTCAAGGAGCTGAGGGAGGAATATTCCGGCCGCCCCACACCTCTTACCTTTGCCGAGGGGTTGACTCGCGAGATCGGAGGCGCCCGAATCTATTTGAAGAGGGAGGATTTGAATCACACGGGCGCCCACAAGATCAACAACACCCTGGGACAGGCGCTGTTGGCCCAGAGGATGGGGAAGAAGCGGCTGGTGGCCGAAACCGGCGCGGGACAGCACGGGGTGGCATCCGCAACGGTGGCGGCCCTGCTCGGAATGGAGTGTCTTGTGTTTATGGGGGAGGAGGATGTTCAAAGGCAGCGGCTGAACGTCTTCCGGATGAAGCTGTTGGGCGCGGAGGTCGTTCCCGTCCGTTCGGGGACGCGAACCCTCAAGGATGCCACCAATGAGGCGATCCGGTATTGGGTCACCCACGTGGAAGACACCTTTTACATGCTCGGGTCGGCGGTGGGACCCCATCCCTATCCGCAGATGGTCCGGTATTTTCAACGGGTGATCGGGGACGAGGCGAGACAACAAATACTCGAAAAGGAGGAGCGTTTGCCTGATCACGTGGTGGCCTGTGTCGGCGGAGGCAGCAACGCGATCGGCATGTTCGCCTCTTTTCTGGATGACCTCGAAGTTCAACTGCACGGCGTGGAAGCGGCGGGCAGGGGGCTTTCCACCGGGCAACACGCGGCGACACTGTGCAAGGGAAGGCCCGGCGTTTTGCACGGTTCCTACAGTTATCTCCTGCAGGATGAACACGGGCAGGTGCTTCCGGCTCATTCGATTTCGGCGGGGTTGGATTATCCCGGGGTGGGACCGGAACACTCCCATCTCAAGGACACGGGACGCGTCCGGTATACGGCGGTGACGGATGGGGAGGCCCTGGAGGCGGTTCGCCTCCTGTGCCGGACGGAAGGCATTCTGCCGGCGCTGGAGTCGGCCCACGCCGTCGCAGAAGCGGTGAGGATCGCGGAAGGAGCCGGACGGGACCGGATTGTGCTGATCTGTTTGTCCGGCCGGGGAGACAAGGACGTAGAGACGATTGCGGCACATATGGAGGGGTCGGCGGATGGAACGGATTCATGA
- a CDS encoding phosphoribosylanthranilate isomerase, protein MRRTFVKICGVRTQADMEALQGLDLDAVGFILVPGRRRTVQADQLKGLLRRLPPGAMAVGVMMNPSRDEVMDWFFRADLDAVQLHGEESPDFCRWIKKTFSVRVIKAFTPDEAAERGAVEAYAPWVDSVLLDSAAGGQKGGTGVRFPWERVIHLREKWNGAGRPVWVAGGLSPENVGELLMRCAPEGVDVSSGVETEGRKDRGKIRSFVERVRMYDRKPVCKAN, encoded by the coding sequence TTGAGGCGAACCTTTGTGAAGATCTGCGGGGTGCGGACGCAGGCGGACATGGAGGCTCTCCAGGGCCTCGATCTGGATGCCGTGGGGTTTATACTGGTTCCCGGCCGACGGCGGACCGTGCAGGCGGATCAGCTGAAGGGTCTCCTCCGGAGGCTCCCTCCGGGCGCCATGGCTGTCGGCGTGATGATGAATCCGTCGCGGGATGAGGTGATGGATTGGTTCTTCCGGGCCGACTTGGACGCGGTGCAGCTCCACGGAGAAGAGTCCCCCGACTTTTGCCGTTGGATCAAAAAGACTTTCTCGGTTCGGGTCATCAAGGCTTTTACCCCGGATGAAGCGGCGGAAAGGGGAGCTGTGGAAGCCTACGCCCCCTGGGTGGACAGTGTGCTGTTGGATTCCGCAGCCGGCGGGCAAAAGGGAGGAACCGGCGTTCGCTTTCCCTGGGAACGGGTCATCCACCTCAGGGAAAAGTGGAACGGAGCGGGGCGGCCGGTTTGGGTGGCCGGGGGGCTCAGCCCGGAAAATGTGGGGGAACTCCTGATGCGGTGCGCACCGGAAGGTGTTGATGTTTCCAGCGGAGTGGAAACGGAGGGAAGAAAGGATCGAGGCAAGATCCGTTCCTTTGTGGAAAGGGTGAGGATGTATGATCGAAAACCAGTTTGCAAAGCAAACTAA
- the trpC gene encoding indole-3-glycerol phosphate synthase TrpC, protein MFLERIVAEKRREIEELKNTLSEGSEEPGMKTVSLSAAIRNHRGGPALIAEVKPASPSKGVIRKQVDPGQVASAYQRGGASAVSVLTDRRFFGGEGASLQKVKKAVSLPVLRKDFILDPLQVKESRMLGADAILLIAAVLDRERLLLLSDAAHSHGMEVLVEIHREDEIERALACEPDVIGINNRDLVTFRTDLGTTERLRPLLPDTIPVIGESGVSSPEDVRRMARAGVDGVLVGEYLMRQADPERAVRTLIGGGAP, encoded by the coding sequence ATGTTTCTTGAGCGGATTGTCGCGGAAAAGCGCAGGGAAATCGAAGAGCTGAAGAATACCCTCTCCGAGGGGAGCGAGGAGCCCGGGATGAAGACGGTCTCCCTGTCGGCGGCGATTCGAAATCATCGGGGCGGACCGGCCTTGATCGCCGAGGTGAAACCGGCTTCTCCGTCCAAGGGGGTCATTCGAAAACAGGTGGATCCCGGGCAGGTGGCGTCCGCCTATCAGCGGGGAGGAGCGAGCGCCGTCTCCGTTTTGACGGACCGACGCTTTTTCGGAGGGGAAGGGGCTTCCCTTCAAAAGGTGAAAAAAGCGGTGTCCCTTCCCGTCCTGCGGAAGGATTTCATCCTGGATCCGCTCCAGGTGAAGGAAAGTCGGATGCTCGGAGCGGACGCCATTTTGTTGATCGCCGCCGTGCTGGATCGTGAGCGGCTTTTGCTATTGAGCGATGCCGCTCATTCCCACGGCATGGAGGTCCTGGTGGAGATCCATCGGGAAGATGAGATCGAGCGGGCCTTGGCATGCGAACCGGATGTGATCGGGATCAACAACCGGGATCTGGTCACATTCCGCACCGATCTCGGGACGACGGAGCGGCTTAGGCCGCTGCTTCCGGACACGATACCGGTGATCGGGGAAAGCGGGGTTTCCTCCCCCGAAGATGTGCGGCGGATGGCCCGGGCGGGAGTGGACGGCGTGTTGGTCGGCGAGTATCTCATGCGACAGGCCGATCCGGAACGGGCCGTGCGCACACTGATCGGAGGTGGGGCACCTTGA